A genome region from Macaca nemestrina isolate mMacNem1 chromosome 15, mMacNem.hap1, whole genome shotgun sequence includes the following:
- the LOC105496442 gene encoding kunitz-type protease inhibitor 3, whose product MQLQASLSFLLILTLCLELRSELSQDTITDLLPNVCSFPMEKGPCQAYMIRWFFNSETGECELFAYGGCRGNSNNFSRKEECEKMCKFT is encoded by the exons ATGCAGCTTCAGGCCTCTCTCTCGTTTCTCCTGATTCTCACTCTCTGCCTAGAGCTTCGATCAGAACTATCACAAG ACACTATCACGGATCTCCTCCCAAATGTATGCTCTTTTCCTATGGAAAAGGGCCCTTGTCAAGCCTACATGATTCGATGGTTTTTCAACTCTGAAACTGGTGAATGTGAATTATTTGCTTACGGAGGCTGCAGAGGCAACAGCAACAACTTTTCGAGGAAAGAAGAATGTGAGAAAATGTGCAAGTTCACCTGA